The Acidobacteriota bacterium genome has a segment encoding these proteins:
- a CDS encoding MG2 domain-containing protein, with protein sequence MTKKAVCAVLAAVCVLGLAGCKPKKPSAAEAEKEWYRYISALTSGTIFRKSPVRVLFVDNAGRPGPAAPGLFEFSPAIDGAAEWRNPRELVFVPKGELKPGQEYKAVLRVGKILDLPKAFARFEFRFGVVKPSLEVSLEGLFAEDPERPQDQVLRGRLVTSDMEDKALVEKVLEAEQDGKALTVEWSHSQEGLNHYFSVKDIARKEEDSAVTLSWDGAPVRIDNRGRRDVAVPAQGAFEVVSVEAVAGEARHVLVRFSDRLARDQDLKGLIRIEDRPLTFEIEGNVVRAYSTRNFLGSLPVQVLPGIRNFLNRRLKDGLERTVTFESLQPQVRFVGRGLILPRKDRLTVPIEAVNLKSVQVAAFQIYPGNMAQFFQVNSLEGSEELARVGRYLWRRTVPLSDDPAVTGGWTRYDLDVTPLFKESPGSLFRLVLSFNRGNSTYPCASGGAPVVTEPPLQNMDDESYSRYSNWDYYDEGYAYDSGDWSRRNDPCADAYYIPRYNHRAAVGRNFFSSDIGLVAKLEESGGLHVVATDIGTARPLPGLKVKAYNYQNQVLGETATDGSGFAMLALRDRAFYVSAEGGGDIGYLRIAGQGALPVSHFDVGGEVHKKGVKGILYGERGVWRPGDTLHLTFALFDRLKALPAGQPVLLELANPQGQVVLTARPEKVVEPFYGFRIDTDESAPTGNWQARILVGGLTFAKTLKIETVVPNRLKITLDAGRDVLVRKDMPFEASVASQWLHGAPAANLKFDVSVRLSRRPTRFDRYPDYAFDDPARDFEGATVEAAKGTLDAQGRGQARIDIEPRQPSPGLLEAAFTSRVFEESGDFSVDSFSLPFHPYDSYVGVRAPKGDQARGMLLTDKDQVVSIATVDTAGRPVSRDKILVSLYKLDWRWWWDRSGESLAQYVSSVQTRPLLKGEVATRDGAGQWTFQIRYPDWGRYLVRAEDPVSGHAAGQIVYIDWPGWAGRSREEGGAGATALSFTADKPSYKVGEKAVIYLPEAVQGRALVSIENGTSVLDKFWVPTVKGENRFEVPLTAAMTPNVYVHVTLIQPHRDKIADTPIRLYGVIPILVEDPATRLEPVIRAADEIRPREKFRVEVRETAGRPMSYTLAVVDEGLLGLTRFATPDLRQGFYAREALGVTTWDLFDIVAEAYGAEMARILALGGDQGGESKDKAKQPRRFPPVVLFEGPFELPAGGKGVHELTMPQYFGAVRIMVVGGRDGAFGRAEKSVPVRRDLMALATLPRVVRPGEDVVMPVTVFVANPAIREVTVGVETNPLFEVVGERTRTVVFARPGDEIVPFALKAAGGIGQGEVRFRAAGGAERTEDAIAIPILAGNPAVTRTTRLEVKPGQAARQEVVPFGLEGTNRVIVEASSVPPLALEKRLDYLIRYPHGCLEQTLSAAFPQLYLKGLVRLDAQQARDVEEHVRAAVEKLAAFQMTNGAFSYWPGDREGHEWTTAYAGYFLIEASRLGYHVPQAMLDAWRANQKMMANNFVTGSGADRLIQAFRLFVLALARDPDLGAMNRLRESEGLPGLAGLMLAAAFHVTGQADAAADLAGRAKLEFKAYRGDSLTFGSDFRDKALAARAFVQMGRSGQARPLVADIGGTLGSDQWLSTQETSFGLMALAAFYGSEGIKPFRFRFAWDADKAVDVESSTPFDRREFASFPLQGRTLAVTNPDAAVLYVTIYRRGVPAAGAETPSSEGLSIDVRMRDMKMNGIAIDKVAQGLDLVAEVRVRNLTVGRLENLVLTHLLAAGFQIKNPRFAGETGAAAAVNYQDVRDDRVYTYFGLGAGEERVFQVVLNASFRGRYYQPGLAVEAMYDAALHANTKGQWVEIVQ encoded by the coding sequence ATGACGAAAAAAGCCGTGTGCGCCGTTCTCGCCGCCGTCTGCGTCCTCGGGCTGGCCGGCTGCAAGCCGAAGAAGCCGTCCGCGGCCGAAGCCGAAAAGGAGTGGTACCGCTACATCAGCGCCTTAACCTCGGGGACGATCTTCCGCAAGTCCCCCGTGCGCGTCCTCTTCGTCGACAACGCCGGAAGGCCCGGCCCGGCCGCGCCGGGGCTGTTCGAATTCTCGCCGGCCATCGACGGCGCGGCCGAGTGGAGGAACCCGCGCGAGCTCGTCTTTGTCCCCAAGGGCGAGCTCAAGCCGGGCCAGGAGTACAAGGCCGTCCTCCGGGTCGGCAAGATCCTCGATTTGCCCAAGGCCTTCGCCCGGTTCGAGTTCCGCTTCGGCGTCGTCAAGCCGAGCCTGGAGGTCTCGCTCGAAGGGCTGTTCGCCGAGGACCCGGAGCGGCCCCAGGATCAGGTCCTGCGGGGCCGCCTGGTCACCTCCGACATGGAGGACAAGGCCCTGGTCGAGAAGGTCCTCGAGGCCGAGCAGGACGGGAAGGCCCTGACGGTCGAGTGGAGCCACTCCCAGGAGGGCCTGAACCATTATTTCTCGGTCAAGGACATCGCCCGGAAAGAGGAAGATTCCGCTGTGACCCTGTCCTGGGACGGGGCGCCCGTCCGGATCGACAACCGCGGCCGCCGCGACGTCGCCGTCCCGGCCCAGGGGGCCTTCGAAGTCGTCTCCGTCGAGGCCGTTGCCGGCGAAGCCCGCCACGTCCTGGTGCGCTTCTCCGACAGGTTGGCCAGGGACCAGGACCTCAAGGGCCTCATCCGGATCGAGGACCGGCCCCTGACCTTCGAGATCGAAGGCAACGTCGTCCGGGCCTACTCGACCCGGAATTTCCTGGGCAGCCTGCCGGTCCAGGTGTTGCCCGGCATCCGCAACTTCCTCAACCGCCGCCTGAAGGACGGCCTGGAACGGACCGTGACCTTCGAGTCCCTCCAACCCCAGGTCCGTTTCGTCGGCCGCGGCCTCATCCTGCCTCGCAAGGATCGCCTGACCGTGCCGATCGAAGCCGTCAACCTGAAGAGCGTCCAGGTCGCAGCCTTCCAGATCTATCCCGGCAACATGGCCCAGTTCTTCCAGGTCAACAGCCTGGAAGGCTCGGAGGAGCTGGCCCGGGTCGGCCGCTATCTCTGGCGCAGGACGGTGCCGCTCTCAGACGATCCGGCCGTGACCGGCGGGTGGACGCGCTACGACCTCGACGTGACGCCCCTGTTCAAGGAGAGCCCCGGCAGCCTCTTCCGCCTCGTCCTGTCGTTCAACCGCGGCAACTCGACCTATCCCTGCGCCTCGGGCGGCGCGCCGGTCGTGACCGAGCCGCCGCTCCAGAACATGGACGACGAGAGCTACAGCCGCTATTCGAACTGGGACTACTACGACGAGGGCTACGCCTACGATTCCGGCGACTGGTCGCGCCGCAACGACCCCTGCGCCGACGCCTACTACATCCCGCGCTACAATCACAGGGCCGCCGTCGGCCGTAACTTCTTCTCCTCCGACATCGGCCTGGTGGCCAAGCTCGAGGAGAGCGGCGGCCTCCACGTCGTGGCCACGGACATCGGCACGGCCAGGCCGCTCCCCGGGCTGAAGGTCAAGGCCTACAACTACCAGAACCAGGTCCTGGGCGAAACGGCCACCGACGGCAGCGGGTTCGCCATGCTGGCCCTCAGGGACCGGGCCTTCTACGTCTCGGCCGAGGGCGGCGGCGACATCGGCTACCTCCGCATCGCCGGCCAGGGCGCCCTGCCGGTCAGCCATTTCGACGTCGGCGGCGAGGTCCACAAAAAGGGGGTCAAGGGCATCCTTTACGGCGAGCGCGGGGTCTGGCGGCCCGGCGACACGCTCCACCTGACCTTCGCCCTGTTCGACCGCCTGAAAGCCCTGCCGGCCGGGCAGCCCGTCCTCCTGGAGCTGGCCAACCCCCAGGGCCAGGTCGTCCTGACGGCCAGGCCGGAGAAGGTCGTCGAGCCGTTCTACGGCTTCAGGATCGACACGGACGAGTCGGCCCCGACGGGCAACTGGCAGGCCCGCATCCTCGTCGGCGGCCTGACGTTCGCCAAGACCCTCAAGATCGAGACCGTCGTGCCCAACCGGCTCAAGATCACGCTCGACGCCGGGCGCGACGTCCTGGTCCGCAAGGACATGCCGTTCGAGGCCTCGGTCGCGTCCCAATGGCTCCACGGCGCGCCGGCCGCCAACCTGAAGTTCGACGTCTCCGTCCGCCTGTCCAGGCGGCCGACCCGTTTCGACCGCTACCCGGACTACGCCTTCGACGATCCCGCCCGGGACTTCGAAGGCGCGACGGTCGAGGCGGCCAAGGGCACGCTCGACGCCCAGGGCCGCGGCCAGGCCCGCATCGATATCGAGCCGCGGCAGCCGAGCCCGGGCCTGCTCGAGGCCGCCTTCACCAGCCGGGTCTTCGAGGAGAGCGGCGATTTCAGCGTCGATTCGTTCTCGCTGCCGTTCCATCCCTACGACTCCTACGTCGGGGTCCGGGCGCCCAAGGGCGACCAGGCCCGGGGCATGCTCCTGACCGACAAGGACCAGGTCGTGTCGATCGCCACGGTCGACACGGCCGGACGGCCCGTGTCCCGGGACAAGATCCTGGTCTCGCTCTACAAGCTCGATTGGCGGTGGTGGTGGGACCGCAGCGGCGAGTCCCTGGCCCAGTACGTCTCGAGCGTCCAGACCCGGCCGCTGCTCAAGGGCGAGGTGGCGACCCGGGACGGCGCCGGCCAGTGGACCTTCCAGATCCGCTATCCCGACTGGGGCCGCTATCTCGTCCGGGCCGAGGACCCGGTGAGCGGCCACGCCGCGGGCCAGATCGTCTACATCGACTGGCCGGGCTGGGCCGGCCGGTCCCGCGAGGAGGGCGGCGCCGGCGCGACGGCCCTCAGCTTCACGGCCGACAAGCCCTCCTACAAGGTCGGCGAGAAGGCCGTCATCTACCTGCCCGAGGCGGTCCAGGGCCGGGCCCTGGTCTCCATCGAGAACGGGACGTCGGTCCTCGACAAGTTCTGGGTGCCGACGGTCAAGGGCGAGAACCGTTTCGAGGTCCCGCTGACGGCCGCCATGACCCCCAATGTCTACGTCCACGTCACCCTCATCCAGCCGCACCGCGACAAGATCGCCGACACGCCCATCCGCCTCTACGGCGTCATCCCGATCCTGGTCGAGGACCCGGCCACGCGCCTGGAGCCCGTGATCAGGGCGGCCGACGAGATCCGGCCCCGTGAGAAGTTCCGGGTCGAGGTCAGGGAGACGGCCGGCCGGCCCATGAGCTACACGCTGGCCGTGGTCGACGAGGGCCTCCTCGGCCTGACCCGGTTCGCGACGCCCGACCTGCGCCAGGGGTTCTACGCCCGCGAGGCCCTCGGGGTCACGACCTGGGACCTCTTCGACATCGTGGCCGAGGCCTACGGGGCCGAGATGGCCCGCATCCTGGCCCTGGGCGGCGACCAGGGCGGCGAATCCAAGGACAAGGCCAAGCAGCCGCGGCGGTTCCCGCCGGTCGTGCTGTTCGAGGGGCCGTTCGAACTCCCGGCCGGCGGCAAGGGCGTCCACGAACTGACGATGCCGCAGTACTTCGGGGCCGTCCGGATCATGGTCGTGGGCGGCCGCGACGGCGCCTTCGGCCGGGCCGAGAAGTCGGTGCCGGTGCGGCGCGACCTGATGGCCCTGGCCACGCTGCCGCGGGTCGTCAGGCCGGGCGAGGACGTGGTCATGCCGGTCACCGTCTTCGTCGCCAACCCGGCGATCAGGGAGGTCACGGTCGGCGTCGAGACCAACCCGCTTTTCGAGGTCGTCGGCGAGCGGACCCGGACCGTCGTCTTCGCCAGGCCGGGCGACGAGATCGTGCCGTTCGCGCTCAAGGCCGCGGGCGGCATCGGCCAGGGCGAGGTGAGGTTCCGGGCCGCCGGCGGCGCCGAACGGACCGAGGACGCGATCGCCATCCCGATCCTGGCCGGCAACCCGGCCGTCACCCGGACGACGCGGCTCGAGGTCAAGCCGGGCCAGGCGGCGAGGCAGGAGGTCGTTCCCTTCGGCCTCGAGGGCACGAACCGGGTCATCGTCGAGGCGTCGTCCGTGCCGCCGCTCGCTCTCGAGAAGCGGCTCGACTATCTCATCCGCTATCCCCATGGCTGCCTGGAGCAGACGCTCTCGGCGGCCTTTCCCCAGCTCTATCTCAAGGGCCTGGTCAGGCTCGACGCCCAGCAAGCGCGGGACGTCGAGGAGCACGTCCGGGCGGCGGTCGAGAAGCTGGCCGCCTTCCAGATGACCAACGGCGCGTTCTCCTATTGGCCCGGCGACCGGGAGGGCCACGAGTGGACCACGGCCTACGCCGGGTATTTCCTGATCGAGGCTTCCCGGCTCGGCTATCACGTGCCGCAGGCCATGCTCGACGCCTGGCGGGCCAACCAGAAGATGATGGCCAACAATTTTGTCACGGGGAGCGGCGCGGACCGGCTGATCCAGGCTTTCCGCCTGTTCGTGCTGGCCCTGGCCCGCGACCCCGACCTCGGGGCGATGAACCGGCTGCGGGAGAGCGAGGGCCTGCCCGGGCTGGCCGGGCTGATGCTGGCCGCGGCCTTCCACGTCACCGGGCAGGCGGACGCCGCCGCGGACCTGGCCGGCCGGGCCAAGCTCGAGTTCAAGGCCTACCGCGGCGACAGCCTGACCTTCGGCTCCGACTTCCGGGACAAGGCCCTGGCCGCCCGGGCCTTCGTCCAGATGGGCCGGTCCGGCCAGGCCCGGCCGCTCGTCGCCGATATCGGCGGGACGCTGGGCTCGGACCAGTGGCTCTCGACGCAGGAGACGTCGTTCGGCCTGATGGCCCTGGCCGCGTTCTACGGCAGCGAGGGGATCAAGCCCTTCCGCTTCCGCTTCGCCTGGGACGCGGACAAGGCCGTCGACGTCGAATCCTCGACGCCGTTCGACCGGCGCGAGTTCGCTTCGTTCCCGCTCCAGGGCCGGACCCTGGCCGTGACCAATCCAGACGCGGCGGTCCTTTACGTCACCATCTACCGGCGCGGCGTGCCCGCGGCCGGCGCCGAGACGCCGTCGTCCGAAGGGCTTTCGATCGACGTCCGCATGCGCGACATGAAGATGAACGGGATCGCGATCGACAAGGTCGCGCAGGGGCTGGACCTTGTCGCCGAGGTCCGGGTCAGGAACCTGACCGTGGGCCGGCTCGAGAACCTCGTCCTGACCCATCTCCTGGCCGCCGGCTTCCAGATCAAGAATCCGCGCTTCGCCGGGGAGACGGGCGCGGCCGCGGCGGTCAACTACCAGGATGTCCGCGACGACCGCGTCTACACCTACTTCGGGCTCGGCGCCGGCGAGGAGCGGGTCTTCCAGGTCGTCCTCAACGCTTCGTTCCGCGGCCGCTATTACCAGCCGGGCCTGGCCGTCGAGGCCATGTACGACGCCGCGCTCCATGCCAACACGAAGGGACAATGGGTCGAGATCGTGCAATGA
- a CDS encoding arginine repressor — MDKYSVKERRRLLARVLREEPAGSQEALLKALRRHGLRTVQSTLSRDLREIGAVRVPAPSGGFRYEVPAAGGASGSPREKLRAMFRSLVSGVKGTGSLVLVKTSPGNAAGIGVLIDALDHPHILGTVAGDDTILVVADGDEHGRALLGEFRAFL; from the coding sequence ATGGATAAATATTCAGTCAAAGAACGGCGCCGGCTCCTGGCCCGGGTCCTGCGCGAGGAGCCGGCCGGAAGCCAGGAGGCCCTTCTCAAGGCCCTGCGCCGGCACGGCCTCAGGACCGTCCAATCGACGCTGTCCCGCGATCTCCGGGAGATCGGCGCCGTCCGGGTCCCGGCGCCCTCGGGGGGCTTCCGCTATGAGGTCCCGGCCGCCGGCGGCGCGTCCGGGTCGCCGCGCGAGAAGCTGCGGGCGATGTTCCGGTCCCTCGTCTCCGGCGTCAAGGGGACGGGATCCCTGGTGCTGGTCAAGACCTCGCCCGGCAACGCCGCCGGGATCGGCGTCCTGATCGACGCCCTCGACCATCCGCATATCCTGGGCACGGTGGCCGGCGACGACACCATCCTCGTGGTCGCCGACGGCGACGAGCACGGCCGCGCCCTCCTGGGGGAATTCCGTGCTTTCCTCTAA
- a CDS encoding argininosuccinate synthase, producing MDKVILAYSGGLDTSVILKWLVERGFDVVAYVADVGQDDDMAAVEAKAIATGASKVYVEDIKDELVADYVFAAVKANAIYEGRYLLGTSLARPLIAKRQVEIAHKEKAQYVAHGATGKGNDQVRFELAYLAIDPAIKVISPWKDKEFLASFQGRPDLLAYAAAHGIDVKASREKPYSEDANLIHISHESGILEDPRTAPDEGVFSWTRSPKDAPDAETSLEIQFKDGVPVRVTDLTRGLTKTGPSALFAYLNDVGAENGIGRVDMVENRFVGVKSRGVYETPGLTILRAAHMDIEGIAMDREVMRLRDTLTPKFAEIVYNGFWFSPEMDFLMAAVNKSQEVVDGIVRLTLYKGNVTVTGRESPSSLYDQDLSSMDIEGGFNQQDSRGFIAINAIRLMAHNAIMTRRGKKVTDFMRNGQ from the coding sequence ATGGACAAGGTCATCCTCGCGTACTCCGGCGGCCTCGACACGTCGGTCATCCTCAAGTGGCTCGTCGAGCGCGGCTTCGACGTCGTCGCCTACGTGGCCGACGTCGGCCAGGACGACGACATGGCCGCGGTCGAGGCCAAGGCCATAGCCACCGGCGCCTCCAAGGTCTATGTCGAGGACATCAAGGACGAGCTGGTCGCCGATTACGTGTTCGCCGCGGTCAAGGCCAACGCCATCTACGAAGGCCGCTATCTCCTGGGGACCTCGCTGGCCCGGCCGCTGATCGCCAAGCGACAGGTCGAGATCGCCCACAAGGAGAAGGCCCAGTACGTCGCCCACGGGGCGACGGGCAAGGGGAACGACCAGGTCCGCTTCGAGCTGGCCTACCTGGCCATCGACCCCGCCATCAAGGTCATCTCCCCGTGGAAGGACAAGGAGTTCCTGGCCTCGTTCCAGGGCCGGCCGGACCTGCTCGCCTACGCGGCCGCCCACGGCATCGACGTCAAGGCCTCGCGGGAGAAGCCGTACTCCGAGGACGCCAACCTCATCCACATCAGCCACGAATCGGGGATCCTCGAGGACCCCCGGACCGCGCCGGACGAGGGGGTCTTCTCCTGGACGCGGAGCCCCAAGGACGCGCCCGACGCCGAGACCAGCCTGGAGATCCAGTTCAAGGACGGCGTCCCGGTGCGCGTCACCGACCTGACCCGGGGGCTGACCAAGACCGGCCCCTCGGCGCTGTTCGCCTATCTCAACGACGTCGGCGCGGAGAACGGGATCGGGCGCGTCGACATGGTCGAGAACCGGTTCGTCGGCGTCAAGAGCCGCGGGGTCTACGAAACGCCGGGCCTGACCATCCTCCGGGCCGCCCACATGGACATCGAGGGCATCGCCATGGACCGCGAGGTCATGCGCCTGCGCGACACGCTCACGCCCAAGTTCGCCGAGATCGTCTACAACGGCTTCTGGTTCTCGCCGGAGATGGATTTCCTGATGGCCGCGGTCAACAAGAGCCAGGAGGTCGTCGACGGCATCGTCCGCCTGACCCTGTACAAGGGCAACGTCACCGTCACCGGCCGGGAATCGCCGAGCTCGCTCTACGACCAGGACCTCTCCAGCATGGACATCGAGGGCGGCTTCAACCAGCAGGATTCGCGCGGCTTCATCGCCATCAACGCCATCCGCCTCATGGCCCACAACGCCATCATGACCCGCCGGGGCAAGAAGGTCACGGACTTCATGAGGAACGGGCAATGA
- the argH gene encoding argininosuccinate lyase produces the protein MSGKVWERRFAGRKAVPALESYNASIGEDAFLLNAEMDASRAYALALSSAGVLDSEEAAAVLRGLAAVSRRLAAGEDLSRFEDVHSAVELLLIEEAGEPGRKLHTGRSRNEQVATDERLYLKSSLPAVAAAVAGVQEALLELAEAAPGAVMPGYTHLQRGQPILFAHYALSFFWALERGKGRIADALERLDVCPLGSGALAGSTVALDREGLRAELGFAAVSENSLDAVADRSFILESLGAMGLVLIDLSRLAEDLIIFASAEFGFIALADAAATSSSLMPQKKNPDVLELLRAAPGRLFAHYSRLFLVLKGTPWSYNKDLQEDKEPLRRGVEDALRALEAARAVLRCVRPVPERMAAAIDPSIFATDLADTLVERGLAFREAHGIAAEAVRLAESSGRRLDGLAPDELRALHPALQDLPSGLFDPHHSVRRKKTPGSTNPDMVRRQIRKARAVLGCAG, from the coding sequence ATGAGCGGCAAGGTCTGGGAGCGGCGCTTCGCCGGGCGGAAGGCCGTCCCGGCCCTGGAAAGCTACAACGCCTCGATCGGCGAGGACGCCTTCCTGCTCAACGCGGAGATGGACGCCTCGCGGGCCTACGCCCTGGCGCTTTCGTCGGCCGGGGTCCTGGACAGCGAAGAGGCGGCGGCGGTCCTGAGAGGCCTGGCCGCCGTCTCCCGGCGCCTCGCGGCCGGCGAGGACCTGTCCCGGTTCGAGGACGTCCATTCGGCCGTCGAGCTCCTGCTCATCGAGGAGGCGGGCGAGCCGGGGCGGAAGCTGCACACGGGCCGCAGCCGCAACGAGCAGGTCGCGACCGACGAGCGCCTGTACCTGAAGTCCTCCCTGCCCGCCGTCGCGGCGGCCGTCGCCGGCGTCCAGGAGGCCCTGCTGGAATTGGCCGAGGCCGCCCCCGGCGCGGTCATGCCCGGCTACACCCATCTCCAGCGCGGCCAGCCGATCCTTTTCGCCCATTACGCCCTGTCCTTCTTCTGGGCGCTCGAGCGCGGCAAGGGCCGGATCGCCGACGCCCTGGAGCGCCTGGACGTCTGTCCGCTGGGGTCGGGAGCTCTGGCCGGGTCGACCGTCGCCCTGGACCGCGAAGGCCTCCGGGCCGAGCTGGGCTTCGCCGCCGTGTCCGAGAACTCGCTCGACGCCGTGGCCGACCGGAGCTTCATCCTGGAGAGCCTCGGCGCCATGGGCCTCGTCCTGATCGACCTGTCCCGCCTGGCCGAGGACCTCATCATCTTCGCCTCGGCGGAATTCGGCTTCATCGCCCTGGCCGACGCCGCGGCGACCTCGAGCAGCCTGATGCCGCAGAAGAAGAATCCCGACGTGCTCGAGCTCCTGCGGGCGGCCCCCGGGCGGCTGTTCGCCCACTACTCCCGCCTCTTCCTGGTCCTCAAAGGAACGCCCTGGTCCTACAACAAGGACCTGCAGGAGGACAAGGAGCCGCTGCGCCGCGGCGTCGAGGACGCCCTCCGGGCGCTCGAGGCAGCGCGGGCCGTCCTGCGCTGCGTCCGCCCCGTGCCGGAGCGCATGGCCGCGGCCATCGACCCGTCGATCTTCGCCACCGACCTGGCGGATACGCTCGTCGAGCGGGGACTGGCCTTCCGCGAGGCCCACGGCATCGCCGCCGAGGCCGTCCGCCTGGCGGAGAGCTCGGGCCGCCGCCTCGACGGCCTGGCGCCGGACGAACTCCGGGCCCTTCATCCGGCCCTGCAGGACCTGCCATCGGGGCTCTTCGACCCGCATCATTCGGTCCGGCGCAAAAAGACGCCGGGCTCGACCAACCCCGACATGGTCCGGCGGCAGATCAGGAAGGCGCGGGCCGTCCTCGGCTGCGCGGGCTGA
- a CDS encoding Gfo/Idh/MocA family oxidoreductase: MAHAAKTPEAERISRRDFLKTSATAGLGAALAGTAFGQAPPQAGPAASAAKSADELRVAVIGCGAQGRVLIESMLRIPSVRVAAICDIWSYSRQYTGNYLKKYGHVAKAYEDYRELLVSERKGLDAAVVATPDWMHAEHANACLRAGLPVYCEKEMSNSLDKARSMVLTARETGKLLQIGHQRRSNPRYIHAIDRLIREKKLLGRVTVAYAQWNRAKADLLGWPEKYGIDRATLDKYGYGSMTEFRNWRLYKKYGGGPMVDLGSHQIDLFSWVHGAPPRSVVASGGLDYYKNWQWYDNVMAIYEYETPDGPARAFYQVQTTTQHGGFYETFMGENGSLVLSEIPQRGNWAMREPHAPEWDSLAKAGLLQSEAVPIQKSTTKNIFVDVRVTAEAGRWPLPVELAKPAHQPHLENFFDAVRSGTPLNCPAELAYESCVAVLKANEAVKARRIMEFRPEQFKA, encoded by the coding sequence ATGGCCCACGCAGCCAAGACGCCGGAGGCCGAACGTATCAGCCGCCGTGATTTTCTGAAGACATCGGCCACGGCCGGGCTCGGCGCCGCCCTGGCCGGGACCGCGTTCGGACAGGCCCCGCCCCAGGCCGGGCCGGCGGCCTCGGCCGCGAAGTCCGCCGACGAGCTCCGGGTGGCCGTCATCGGCTGCGGCGCCCAGGGCCGGGTCCTCATCGAGTCGATGCTCCGCATCCCCTCGGTCCGCGTCGCGGCCATCTGTGACATCTGGTCCTACAGCCGCCAGTACACCGGGAACTATCTCAAGAAGTACGGCCATGTCGCCAAGGCCTACGAGGACTACCGCGAGCTCCTGGTTTCCGAAAGAAAGGGCCTCGACGCGGCCGTCGTGGCCACCCCCGACTGGATGCACGCCGAGCACGCCAACGCCTGCCTGCGGGCGGGCCTTCCGGTCTACTGCGAAAAGGAGATGTCGAACTCGCTCGACAAGGCCCGGTCCATGGTCCTGACCGCACGCGAGACAGGCAAGCTCCTCCAGATAGGCCACCAGCGGCGCTCCAATCCACGCTACATCCACGCCATCGACCGGCTCATCCGCGAGAAAAAGCTCCTGGGCCGGGTGACGGTGGCCTACGCCCAGTGGAACCGGGCCAAGGCCGACCTGCTGGGCTGGCCCGAGAAATACGGCATCGACCGGGCCACGCTCGACAAGTACGGCTACGGCTCGATGACCGAGTTCCGCAACTGGCGCCTGTACAAGAAGTACGGCGGCGGGCCGATGGTCGACCTGGGCTCCCACCAGATCGACCTGTTCAGCTGGGTCCACGGCGCGCCGCCCAGATCGGTCGTGGCCAGCGGCGGCCTCGACTACTACAAGAACTGGCAATGGTACGACAACGTCATGGCCATCTACGAGTACGAGACCCCGGACGGCCCGGCCCGGGCCTTCTACCAGGTCCAGACGACGACCCAGCACGGCGGCTTCTACGAGACGTTCATGGGCGAGAACGGCTCGCTCGTCCTGTCGGAGATCCCCCAGCGCGGCAACTGGGCCATGCGCGAGCCCCACGCGCCCGAGTGGGACTCCCTGGCCAAGGCCGGTCTGCTCCAGTCGGAGGCCGTGCCCATCCAGAAGTCGACGACCAAGAACATCTTCGTCGACGTCCGGGTGACGGCCGAGGCCGGCCGCTGGCCGCTGCCGGTCGAGCTGGCCAAACCGGCCCATCAGCCGCATCTGGAGAACTTCTTCGACGCCGTGCGCAGCGGGACGCCGCTCAACTGCCCGGCCGAGCTGGCCTACGAGTCGTGCGTCGCCGTGCTCAAGGCCAACGAGGCGGTCAAGGCCCGCCGGATCATGGAGTTCCGGCCGGAGCAGTTCAAGGCATGA